Proteins from a single region of Belliella baltica DSM 15883:
- a CDS encoding formylglycine-generating enzyme family protein, producing MRYFNFFLVFVCCGLLACENSIQNGNVAVEVSNESKKMDGMVLIQGGDFSMGTNDLNSYPSERPAVLRKVESFWMDETEVTNKQFAAFVEATGYVTVAERKPDWEEMKQTLPPGTPKPDESLLVAGSLVFVAPDQAVSLDDISQWWQWVPGAYWKQPEGPGSDIQGKENHPVVHIALEDAEAYATWAGKRLPTEAEWEYAAKGGNNSRFPWGDELNPSGSFRANTFQGEFPYQNEGIDGFEGAAPVRSFAGNDFGLYDMIGNVWELTSDWFDAAAFMREKALAPALDTSISKCYNPENPYAIEKVIKGGSFLCADDYCINYRPSARRGQDVYSGTSNVGFRCVKDV from the coding sequence ATGAGATATTTCAATTTCTTCCTAGTATTTGTTTGCTGCGGTCTTTTGGCCTGTGAAAATAGTATTCAAAATGGAAATGTAGCTGTGGAAGTTTCAAACGAATCCAAGAAAATGGATGGAATGGTATTGATTCAAGGTGGCGATTTTTCAATGGGAACAAATGATCTTAATTCCTATCCAAGTGAAAGGCCGGCGGTCTTGCGAAAGGTTGAAAGCTTCTGGATGGACGAGACGGAAGTGACCAACAAGCAATTTGCAGCTTTCGTGGAAGCAACAGGCTATGTGACAGTAGCAGAAAGAAAGCCTGATTGGGAAGAAATGAAGCAGACTTTGCCTCCCGGAACTCCCAAGCCAGATGAATCTTTACTTGTAGCTGGTTCATTGGTTTTTGTAGCACCAGATCAAGCAGTAAGCTTAGATGACATCAGCCAATGGTGGCAATGGGTTCCTGGTGCCTATTGGAAGCAGCCTGAAGGCCCTGGATCCGATATTCAAGGAAAAGAGAATCATCCTGTAGTTCATATTGCTTTGGAAGATGCAGAGGCCTACGCAACATGGGCAGGAAAAAGACTTCCTACCGAAGCTGAATGGGAGTATGCTGCTAAGGGAGGGAACAATAGTCGATTTCCATGGGGTGATGAATTAAATCCTTCTGGTAGTTTTAGAGCAAATACTTTTCAAGGTGAATTTCCTTATCAAAATGAAGGTATTGATGGTTTTGAAGGAGCAGCTCCAGTTCGTTCTTTTGCTGGGAATGATTTTGGACTTTATGATATGATCGGTAATGTGTGGGAATTGACCTCGGATTGGTTTGATGCAGCCGCTTTTATGCGCGAAAAAGCCTTGGCGCCAGCATTAGACACCTCTATTTCAAAATGCTATAATCCAGAAAACCCTTATGCCATTGAGAAAGTCATCAAAGGAGGATCTTTCTTGTGTGCTGATGACTATTGTATCAATTATCGTCCAAGTGCCAGGAGAGGGCAAGATGTGTATTCAGGAACTTCTAATGTAGGTTTTAGATGCGTAAAGGATGTTTGA
- a CDS encoding sensor histidine kinase, with translation MKDKILPFRQIEWWVVTFLFVSIILSNVLSSPTFSLNYEQGAIYFAKIFIPLIFLATFYLFHIKVFPTYIKDGKTAKFIIYTILIFLGSFISIGAFSVNARFTDDFILPFYFNSLSIYAGYGALTYILNQLLIKKENNLTYAYNVLRSILIYIFVVIFLIQFQRIAGEFVAILFVFIIPSLIGLIFYNFFLIYGMQKQNRKGEATAYLVLLLCIIAGIFITIAIVEQAGEALIAGLILIIAIVAIIFPVSNFFFRKYDNYLGQLDSLTVKVGQGTANMAFLRSQINPHFLFNALNTLYGTALQENGERTAEGIQKLGDMMRFMLHENNQDKIPVIREKEYLVNYVDLQNLRIKEQENIEILFSQSEENCPGEIAPMLLIPFVENAFKHGISFQKKSWIKIGLRCLDGSVHLDVNNSIHRSNDEDPEKKSSGIGLENVKQRLKLLYPDKHELIIRENELEYFVHLSVKL, from the coding sequence ATGAAAGACAAAATTTTACCTTTTAGACAAATTGAATGGTGGGTAGTCACTTTCCTTTTTGTGAGCATCATCCTCTCCAATGTACTTTCCTCTCCAACTTTTAGTCTAAATTATGAGCAAGGAGCCATTTATTTTGCCAAGATTTTCATCCCTTTAATCTTTCTTGCTACTTTTTACTTATTTCATATCAAAGTGTTTCCTACTTACATAAAAGATGGAAAAACAGCAAAATTTATCATTTACACCATTTTAATATTTCTTGGATCATTTATAAGTATTGGCGCATTTTCAGTTAATGCAAGGTTTACAGATGATTTTATCTTACCTTTTTATTTCAACTCTCTTTCCATATATGCAGGATATGGAGCCCTAACTTATATACTCAATCAGCTATTGATTAAAAAAGAGAATAACTTAACCTATGCTTACAATGTCTTAAGATCTATATTGATCTACATTTTTGTAGTCATTTTTCTTATACAGTTTCAAAGAATTGCTGGTGAGTTTGTAGCCATATTGTTTGTGTTTATAATCCCTTCTTTGATTGGATTGATTTTTTATAATTTCTTTTTGATTTATGGAATGCAAAAACAGAATCGAAAAGGTGAAGCAACTGCCTATTTGGTTTTGTTGCTATGTATCATTGCAGGAATATTTATTACAATAGCGATAGTAGAACAGGCTGGCGAAGCTTTAATTGCTGGCTTGATCTTGATTATTGCCATTGTGGCTATCATATTCCCTGTTTCAAACTTCTTTTTTAGAAAATACGATAACTACCTAGGTCAGTTAGATAGCCTAACTGTCAAGGTTGGTCAAGGTACTGCTAATATGGCATTTTTAAGATCTCAAATCAATCCTCATTTCCTCTTCAATGCGCTCAATACGCTTTATGGAACGGCATTGCAGGAAAATGGTGAACGAACCGCCGAGGGTATCCAAAAACTAGGAGACATGATGCGCTTTATGCTCCATGAAAATAATCAGGACAAAATCCCTGTTATCCGTGAAAAGGAATACCTCGTCAACTATGTAGATCTACAGAATTTGAGGATCAAAGAGCAAGAGAATATTGAAATCCTCTTTAGCCAATCAGAAGAAAACTGTCCGGGAGAAATCGCTCCGATGCTTTTGATTCCTTTTGTAGAAAATGCTTTCAAACATGGTATCAGCTTTCAGAAAAAATCATGGATCAAAATCGGTTTACGCTGCCTAGATGGTTCTGTACACCTTGATGTAAACAACAGCATCCACCGAAGCAATGACGAAGATCCAGAGAAAAAATCCTCAGGTATAGGTTTAGAAAATGTCAAACAAAGACTCAAACTCCTCTATCCTGACAAGCATGAACTTATCATCAGAGAAAATGAATTGGAGTATTTTGTACATTTGAGTGTGAAGCTTTGA
- a CDS encoding LytR/AlgR family response regulator transcription factor, with product MLTAIAIDDEPMALEVVKAHASKVPFLELKEIFTDAIKALEYLKSNQVDLIFLDIKMPDISGLELAILIPKETMVVFTTAYSEHAVKSFELDAIDYLLKPFNLSRFLKSCQKAQELFDLKNGQKPSSDSIFIKTGSEQVKINFDELLICEANGNYVNFHLKEHKILSRMTLSETELLLPSHFIKTHRSYLVNTDKIEKIERHQVSLQGKHAPVSNGFYDDLLDKLNKP from the coding sequence ATGTTAACAGCAATCGCAATAGACGACGAACCCATGGCTTTGGAAGTGGTGAAAGCCCATGCTTCCAAGGTACCTTTTCTTGAGTTAAAGGAAATATTTACAGATGCGATCAAGGCTCTGGAATATCTGAAAAGCAATCAGGTGGACTTGATATTTTTGGATATCAAAATGCCTGATATTTCAGGATTAGAGTTGGCAATTTTGATTCCAAAGGAAACCATGGTCGTATTCACCACAGCTTATTCCGAGCACGCTGTCAAAAGCTTTGAGTTGGATGCTATAGATTATTTGTTGAAGCCCTTTAACTTAAGTCGTTTTCTAAAATCCTGTCAAAAAGCACAAGAACTATTTGATTTGAAAAACGGACAAAAACCATCTTCCGACTCAATTTTTATCAAAACAGGCTCGGAACAAGTGAAAATAAATTTTGATGAGCTCTTGATCTGCGAAGCAAACGGAAACTATGTGAATTTTCACCTGAAAGAACATAAAATCCTCAGCAGAATGACGCTTTCAGAAACTGAGTTGCTACTTCCTTCCCATTTTATCAAAACCCATCGCTCCTATTTGGTAAATACAGATAAAATAGAAAAAATAGAAAGACATCAAGTTTCACTACAAGGCAAACACGCTCCAGTTAGCAATGGCTTTTATGATGATTTATTGGATAAATTAAATAAACCTTAG
- a CDS encoding AI-2E family transporter, which translates to MSSIDIKPIQKVAYSFLLFILIIVIMKEGSVILLPLVWGAFFAFALYPISNWLEEKRVPRSFSIAITLISITATAVALLYILTDQVVGLIKDIPEIRASFETKINSYLKEIERAIGLGSDIPLEFSFLSQKKLESALFGAGRSLVLVGIIPLFIFLMLYYRDFFVEFLKRRSSKESPSILNFIKDSGKVIQNYLFGMLIVTFIVSLMAGVVLYLLGVKYFLLFAVFVSVMNLIPFVGVFLSSLLLILYVLLTTDSLFYPLATMLLLWMIQLVENNLITPLVVGARVKVNAFAVILAILLGGYIWGISGMILFIPMVGLLKIIFERIPSLAAYGYLLGDDYPVVEKNENFFKKIFKRFSKKNDV; encoded by the coding sequence ATGAGCTCTATCGACATCAAACCCATACAAAAAGTAGCGTATTCTTTTCTTCTTTTTATTCTGATCATTGTCATCATGAAAGAAGGTTCTGTGATTTTGCTTCCGCTAGTTTGGGGAGCTTTTTTTGCATTTGCACTCTATCCCATTTCAAATTGGCTGGAAGAAAAACGTGTTCCAAGGTCATTTTCGATAGCAATAACCTTGATCTCCATTACAGCCACCGCAGTCGCTTTATTGTACATCTTGACAGATCAGGTGGTAGGTTTGATTAAAGATATACCCGAGATTAGGGCTTCTTTTGAGACCAAAATAAATTCTTACCTGAAAGAAATTGAAAGAGCGATTGGCTTGGGTTCAGATATTCCTCTTGAATTTTCTTTTTTGAGTCAAAAAAAACTTGAGTCAGCACTCTTTGGAGCAGGAAGATCCCTTGTGCTAGTAGGTATAATACCTCTTTTCATTTTTTTAATGCTTTATTATAGAGATTTCTTTGTAGAATTTTTAAAAAGAAGATCATCTAAAGAAAGCCCTTCAATTCTAAATTTCATAAAGGACTCTGGTAAGGTGATTCAAAATTATCTTTTTGGGATGTTGATTGTTACTTTTATTGTGAGTTTGATGGCGGGGGTTGTATTGTATTTACTTGGGGTAAAGTATTTTTTGCTTTTTGCTGTATTTGTGTCAGTGATGAACTTGATTCCATTTGTGGGCGTATTTTTAAGTTCATTATTGTTGATACTATATGTCTTACTGACCACAGACAGCCTTTTTTATCCTTTGGCTACCATGTTGCTTTTGTGGATGATTCAGCTTGTTGAGAATAATTTAATCACTCCTTTAGTCGTAGGTGCTAGAGTGAAAGTAAATGCTTTTGCTGTTATCTTGGCAATTTTACTTGGGGGTTACATTTGGGGGATATCAGGAATGATTTTATTTATTCCCATGGTAGGACTCTTGAAAATCATCTTCGAAAGGATACCAAGTTTGGCAGCTTACGGTTATTTGTTAGGGGATGATTACCCAGTGGTTGAGAAAAACGAAAACTTCTTCAAGAAGATTTTCAAAAGATTTAGTAAAAAAAATGACGTATAG
- a CDS encoding DEAD/DEAH box helicase, whose product MNFNSFNFEASLQEGLDAMGFEKPTPVQEMAIPIILEGRDIIACAQTGTGKTAAFILPVLNKIAKSGENKLNTLVLAPTRELAIQIDQQIQGFAYFLGISSIPIYGGGDGLVWEQQKRALEQGAEIVVATPGRLIALLAGGKINLDSLQHLILDEADRMLDMGFSDDLLTIVNYLPKNRQTILFSATMPPKIRQFSKKLLNNPEEISLSLGKTAEGVTQTAYLAYDTQKEDLVKHILRQKDYEAVIIFASTKDKVKSLFKVLKKDFEVEAFHSDLEQVEREQIMSRFKNRNLRILVGTDIISRGIDVVGIELVINFDTPNDPEDYVHRVGRTARADSKGEAITFINEKDKFKFNNIEKLIGMEIEKVPLPEGFESGPSYSASSSSNSRGDFKKEKKSSSSGYKKSNQPKTEQKPNRRPRENTAQSHVVRDPENPDTPSGFKPRQNPKVEKSPEFQEKPTTSKYGTRKNVID is encoded by the coding sequence TTGAATTTCAATAGTTTTAATTTTGAAGCGTCTTTACAAGAAGGTCTAGATGCTATGGGTTTCGAAAAACCTACCCCAGTACAAGAGATGGCAATTCCCATTATTTTGGAGGGAAGAGATATCATTGCATGTGCCCAAACTGGAACTGGGAAAACAGCAGCTTTTATTTTGCCTGTTTTGAATAAAATAGCTAAGTCAGGCGAAAATAAGCTGAATACCTTGGTTTTGGCACCAACTCGTGAATTGGCCATTCAAATTGATCAACAGATCCAAGGCTTCGCTTATTTTTTAGGGATTAGTTCGATCCCTATCTATGGTGGCGGTGACGGATTGGTATGGGAGCAGCAAAAACGTGCTCTTGAGCAAGGAGCGGAGATTGTTGTCGCTACGCCAGGAAGGTTGATTGCATTATTAGCAGGTGGAAAAATCAATTTGGACAGCTTACAGCATTTGATCCTAGATGAAGCTGATAGAATGCTCGATATGGGGTTCTCAGATGATTTGCTGACAATCGTGAATTACTTACCAAAGAACAGACAGACGATTCTTTTCTCGGCTACCATGCCTCCAAAAATCAGACAATTTTCCAAGAAGCTTTTGAATAATCCTGAAGAGATAAGTTTGTCATTAGGTAAGACAGCAGAAGGAGTGACTCAGACTGCATACTTGGCTTATGATACGCAAAAAGAAGATCTTGTCAAGCATATCCTGAGACAGAAAGATTATGAAGCTGTGATCATTTTTGCATCTACAAAAGATAAGGTGAAGAGTCTGTTTAAAGTCTTGAAAAAGGATTTTGAAGTAGAGGCTTTTCATTCTGATTTAGAGCAGGTTGAAAGAGAACAGATCATGTCAAGGTTCAAGAATAGAAACTTGAGAATCTTGGTAGGAACGGATATCATTTCTCGAGGGATTGATGTGGTAGGAATCGAATTGGTGATCAACTTTGACACGCCAAATGATCCAGAAGATTATGTGCACAGAGTGGGTAGAACTGCCCGAGCAGATAGCAAAGGAGAAGCGATTACTTTTATCAATGAGAAGGATAAATTCAAATTCAATAACATTGAAAAGTTGATTGGAATGGAAATAGAAAAAGTCCCTTTACCAGAAGGCTTTGAGTCTGGCCCGAGCTACTCGGCTTCAAGTAGCTCAAATTCTAGAGGAGATTTCAAAAAGGAAAAAAAATCTAGCTCTTCAGGATATAAAAAATCAAATCAACCTAAAACTGAACAAAAGCCTAATCGAAGACCAAGGGAAAATACTGCTCAGTCCCATGTTGTAAGAGATCCCGAAAACCCAGATACTCCGAGTGGATTCAAGCCAAGACAAAATCCAAAGGTTGAAAAAAGTCCAGAATTTCAGGAAAAACCAACCACGTCTAAATACGGTACTAGAAAGAATGTAATTGATTAA
- a CDS encoding DoxX family protein, with protein MYSFFLYLMSGLYVLAGVMHFLKPKMYLRIIPPYIPNPKLMNLLAGAFEILFGLGLLFAQTRTYAAFGIIILLIAVFPANLYMYQKGAKGIPKWALLLRLPLQFGLIAWAYLYT; from the coding sequence ATGTATTCATTTTTTCTTTATTTAATGAGTGGATTATATGTTTTAGCTGGAGTGATGCATTTTCTAAAACCAAAGATGTATCTCCGCATCATCCCGCCTTATATACCCAATCCAAAATTAATGAATTTGTTGGCTGGTGCCTTTGAGATTCTTTTTGGTTTAGGTTTGTTGTTTGCACAAACAAGGACTTATGCAGCTTTTGGGATAATCATTTTATTGATAGCGGTATTTCCTGCAAATCTTTATATGTATCAAAAAGGAGCGAAAGGCATTCCAAAATGGGCATTACTGCTCCGACTTCCATTGCAATTTGGATTGATTGCATGGGCTTATTTATATACTTAA
- a CDS encoding gamma-glutamyltransferase family protein: protein MKQIFTLLFCFCIFSNSFSQTQKPQLHGKHWMAITGKPLGATAGATTFAKGGNAVDAACAMLGAVCTMWDVLSWGGETQALIYNPNTGKVIAINAMGYAPTDATPEFFKEKDMNYPPEFGPLAATTPGTPGGLMTMLAEYGTMSLAEVLAPAMEMAKGYPIEAQAANSIEAQKNRIKDWPYSKKVFLPHLGEEREAPYPGEVFVQEDLYQTLSKLVETEKEALAAGKSRKEAIYAAYERFYKGDIAKEIVRGTREQGGLFTEQDLANWKVKIEEPLSVNYKGIDVYKLQEWTQGPALLQSLNILENFDLKSMGYNSANYINTVYQAMSLAFSDRDFYYGDPDFGPKSPMNGLLSKAYAKERAKLITENNDPKIGPGDPYPFQGESNPFMNLLKTRNDVLAYDRPELPIQGLDDPFLEHFLKGTTTIQAADEEGWVVSITPSGGWIPAVIAGNTGVGLSQRMQSFVLDEKLNPFNVLEPNKRPRVTLTPSMALKDGKPFLSFAVQGGDTQDQDLLQMFLNIVEFDMTVQEAAEAANIHSYQMQSSFGAHESKPGSITLNTEVPSWVRNNLKKRGYKMDFQNRTSGPLNAIWFDWKHGTFWGGSSNHGEDYGIAW, encoded by the coding sequence ATGAAACAGATATTTACACTTCTATTCTGCTTTTGTATTTTTTCAAATTCCTTTTCTCAAACCCAGAAACCACAATTACACGGTAAACATTGGATGGCAATCACTGGAAAACCACTTGGAGCAACTGCAGGTGCAACCACCTTTGCCAAAGGCGGAAATGCCGTTGATGCAGCTTGTGCTATGCTCGGTGCTGTCTGTACCATGTGGGATGTGCTGAGTTGGGGCGGAGAAACACAAGCGCTCATCTACAATCCAAACACAGGAAAAGTCATTGCCATCAATGCCATGGGGTATGCTCCAACAGACGCTACTCCAGAATTTTTCAAAGAAAAAGACATGAACTATCCACCTGAATTCGGGCCACTTGCAGCAACCACGCCTGGCACACCAGGAGGATTAATGACCATGTTGGCAGAATACGGAACGATGTCATTGGCGGAAGTTTTGGCTCCTGCTATGGAAATGGCCAAAGGCTATCCAATCGAAGCACAAGCAGCCAATAGCATCGAAGCGCAAAAAAATAGAATCAAAGATTGGCCTTATTCCAAGAAAGTATTTTTACCCCATCTAGGAGAAGAAAGAGAAGCCCCATACCCTGGAGAAGTGTTTGTTCAGGAAGATTTGTATCAAACCTTATCAAAATTAGTAGAAACTGAAAAAGAAGCCTTAGCTGCTGGGAAAAGTAGAAAAGAAGCTATTTATGCAGCTTACGAGAGATTCTATAAAGGTGATATTGCAAAAGAGATCGTACGAGGTACCAGAGAACAAGGTGGTTTATTCACTGAACAGGATTTGGCCAATTGGAAAGTAAAAATTGAAGAACCATTATCTGTAAACTACAAGGGAATCGATGTTTATAAATTGCAGGAATGGACCCAAGGTCCGGCATTGCTACAATCATTGAACATATTAGAAAACTTTGACTTGAAGTCAATGGGATATAATTCTGCTAATTACATCAACACAGTTTATCAGGCCATGAGCTTGGCATTTTCTGATAGGGACTTTTATTATGGAGATCCAGATTTTGGACCTAAGAGCCCAATGAATGGCTTGCTTTCAAAAGCTTACGCCAAAGAAAGAGCAAAATTGATCACAGAAAATAATGATCCCAAAATCGGCCCGGGTGATCCGTATCCATTCCAAGGTGAAAGCAATCCTTTTATGAATTTGCTCAAAACCAGAAATGATGTTTTGGCTTATGACAGACCTGAGCTACCCATCCAAGGTTTAGATGATCCATTTTTGGAGCATTTCCTAAAAGGTACCACCACTATCCAAGCCGCGGATGAGGAAGGTTGGGTGGTTTCCATCACACCTTCAGGTGGTTGGATTCCTGCTGTGATTGCAGGAAATACTGGAGTTGGCTTAAGCCAAAGGATGCAAAGCTTTGTTTTGGATGAAAAATTGAACCCCTTCAATGTCCTTGAACCCAATAAAAGACCTCGCGTAACGCTGACACCAAGCATGGCACTGAAAGACGGAAAACCATTTCTTTCCTTTGCGGTTCAAGGCGGAGATACTCAGGATCAAGATTTGCTGCAAATGTTCTTGAATATCGTTGAATTTGACATGACTGTTCAGGAAGCTGCTGAAGCTGCAAATATCCACAGTTATCAGATGCAATCATCTTTCGGCGCCCATGAAAGCAAACCCGGTTCCATCACCCTCAACACCGAAGTCCCATCTTGGGTACGCAACAATTTGAAAAAAAGAGGTTACAAAATGGATTTCCAAAACCGAACTTCCGGGCCACTCAATGCCATTTGGTTTGACTGGAAACACGGTACCTTCTGGGGCGGCTCCAGCAATCATGGGGAAGATTATGGAATTGCCTGGTAG
- the tyrS gene encoding tyrosine--tRNA ligase codes for MNNFIEELRWRGMLQDMTPEIEEHLNKGMASAYLGFDPTADSLHIGHLVGVMTLLHFQKAGHKPFALVGGATGMIGDPSFKSAERNLLDKATLDHNIASIKTQLGKFLDFNQGSENKAELVNNHDWMAEFSFLDFIREVGKHITVNYMMAKDSVKRRLEDGNGLSFTEFTYQLIQGYDFYHLWKNNNVSIQLGGSDQWGNIVTGTEMIRRMGGGSAYALTVPLITKADGTKFGKTEGGSVWLDPEKTSPYAFYQFWLNVSDEDASKYIRIFTTLDQNTVEHLEKEHQEAPHLRALQKEIAKQVTIMVHSEQDYEMALKASSILFGKSSTEDLASLDERTFLQVFDGVPQVQISKAEYDATGNVLDLLAEKAGNAIFPSKGEGRKMIQGGGVSINKEKIMDPNAAVEANLLQNKYLLIQKGKKNYYIIEVN; via the coding sequence ATGAACAACTTTATCGAAGAATTGCGCTGGAGAGGAATGCTTCAGGACATGACACCAGAAATCGAAGAACACCTGAATAAAGGAATGGCTTCTGCATATCTGGGTTTCGATCCTACTGCGGATTCTTTGCATATCGGGCATTTGGTGGGTGTGATGACACTTTTACACTTCCAAAAAGCTGGTCACAAACCTTTTGCACTTGTCGGTGGCGCTACAGGAATGATTGGTGATCCTAGCTTCAAATCTGCCGAAAGGAATCTTTTGGACAAAGCCACACTCGATCACAATATCGCTTCTATCAAAACCCAATTGGGTAAATTTTTGGATTTCAATCAAGGTTCTGAAAACAAAGCTGAACTAGTAAACAACCATGATTGGATGGCTGAATTCTCTTTCTTAGATTTTATCAGAGAGGTTGGAAAGCACATCACGGTTAATTACATGATGGCGAAGGATTCTGTGAAAAGGAGACTTGAAGATGGAAATGGATTATCATTTACAGAGTTTACTTATCAGTTGATCCAAGGATATGACTTTTACCATCTTTGGAAAAATAACAATGTAAGCATCCAACTAGGTGGTTCCGATCAGTGGGGAAATATCGTCACTGGAACAGAGATGATCCGAAGAATGGGTGGTGGCTCAGCTTATGCTTTGACTGTCCCTTTGATTACCAAAGCTGATGGAACGAAATTCGGTAAAACTGAAGGAGGTTCTGTATGGCTTGACCCTGAGAAAACATCTCCTTATGCTTTCTACCAATTTTGGCTGAATGTATCAGATGAAGATGCATCCAAGTACATTAGAATTTTCACGACGCTGGATCAAAATACGGTAGAGCATTTGGAAAAAGAGCATCAGGAAGCGCCACATTTGAGAGCTTTGCAAAAGGAAATAGCCAAGCAAGTGACAATTATGGTTCACAGCGAGCAGGATTATGAAATGGCATTGAAGGCCTCTTCCATCCTATTTGGTAAATCATCTACTGAAGATTTAGCATCTTTGGATGAAAGAACATTCTTGCAGGTTTTCGATGGTGTACCTCAAGTTCAAATTTCAAAAGCTGAATATGATGCTACAGGAAATGTTTTGGATTTGTTGGCCGAAAAAGCTGGCAATGCGATTTTCCCTTCCAAAGGTGAAGGTAGAAAAATGATCCAAGGTGGAGGTGTAAGCATCAATAAAGAGAAAATCATGGATCCGAATGCTGCTGTTGAAGCTAATCTTTTGCAGAATAAGTACCTACTGATCCAAAAAGGAAAGAAAAACTACTACATCATCGAAGTAAATTGA
- a CDS encoding TetR/AcrR family transcriptional regulator: MGAQERTQREKAILESAIKLFNEKGYHATKMDEVAKGAKISKGLTYFYFKNKEDLYMAVTRKAFEGLKDVFRDVFRTKNKNGLQMLVDLVQKYLDYSQENRMYYQAILNFMGMLNLYNNLELRKSIDPLILESEHFQKLLDIHHDCGKFGIQMVSLGIKDGSIRPELQPEITFYTIWSMLIGYERLSGPVNYENKEIKIHIDNWKPGFIRLMQDMLKGSIQASRPNVVQGSLF; encoded by the coding sequence ATGGGAGCACAAGAGAGAACACAGAGAGAAAAAGCGATATTAGAGTCTGCAATCAAACTTTTTAACGAAAAAGGCTATCATGCCACAAAGATGGACGAAGTTGCTAAGGGGGCTAAAATTTCCAAAGGACTGACCTATTTTTACTTCAAAAATAAAGAAGATCTCTACATGGCTGTTACCCGAAAAGCTTTTGAAGGATTGAAGGATGTATTTCGAGATGTGTTCAGAACAAAAAATAAAAATGGACTTCAAATGCTTGTTGATTTGGTCCAAAAATACTTGGACTACAGTCAGGAAAACAGAATGTATTATCAAGCCATCTTGAATTTTATGGGTATGTTAAATTTGTACAACAATCTTGAATTAAGAAAATCTATTGATCCATTAATATTAGAAAGCGAACATTTTCAAAAACTACTTGACATTCATCATGATTGTGGGAAATTCGGAATTCAGATGGTTTCCTTGGGTATCAAAGATGGCAGTATCAGACCTGAATTACAGCCAGAAATTACTTTTTATACCATTTGGAGTATGCTTATCGGCTATGAAAGACTGAGTGGACCTGTGAATTATGAAAACAAAGAAATCAAGATCCACATTGATAATTGGAAGCCAGGATTTATTCGTTTGATGCAAGATATGCTAAAAGGAAGCATCCAAGCTTCCCGTCCAAATGTGGTTCAGGGAAGTCTCTTTTAA